ATCAGCTGCTGGTTATTTCTAGCCCAATATTGCTCAGATCATGGCATGGCAAGGAGCAAGTTTGAATTGTTAGGATGCTCGGTATTGATGACATCCTCAAACAACTGATGTTTGACATTAGCTGAATCAGTAAATTTAAGATTTGAACTATCATCAAGATTGCTGACAATGATTCCACTCCGAAAATTCATGTGTTCGTGTGTGTGAAGATCGCAaattgaagaagtgaagactcTGAACAGTGTATTGGTAAGGGAAAAGGGGATGTTGTTTTCGGGTCAGACTTATTACCCGGACCGAGCAAAacccgatttgtatagtaactgAACCCGATGTTTTTAGGGTCAATTTTCGGGTGGTATTATATGCTAGGCTCGGGTATCGGCTCGAGTATTGGCCAGGTCGGTTCGGGTATGGACTTTGCTCACCCCTACCCATATCACCAAAAACTATTTCGGTCAAGCTACACGTGTATGCTAACAAACACATCTGATAGATAATATTTCAGGTAAGAACATAAGGGTCTATTACTGAAAAATCAAGGTCTCTTACCCGGAATGCATAGATTGGACGGAGCTTGCACCATTGCGATACTAAATGCCATACCGTTTGAGCGAAAGCACACGTCACACACGTATGTTCTGTAGACTCTTGATCCTTGCCACACACCGGACAAAGGCAGTTAAATAGTGACTTCAATGGTTCTCTCACCAATATTACACGATCGTGGCACTCATTGATTTGAATATGTGATTGCACATAATACTGGACCTGCTGTGAGTAAATGAAAAAAATTATACAACGATTGTGGTATTGTAAAAAATATTACACCAGAAAATATTGTATCAAAGTCTTACAGATGCTTTGTCACATGTATTGAGACCTACACTGATAGCAAAGATCGGAAGGCCCTGTCATAAACAACATACAAATATATGAGTGACCAAACAATAAGATTAACACATATGTATCAGTCACTAATTAGCATATCAGTAGTTGTAGCTAGCTTATTCATTCCTTAATTTTTGTAAATCCAGATAAAGTCAATACAACACAATTTCATAAAAATAGATTAACAAATATGTATCAGTTTACTTATTAGCATATCAATAGGTGTAGCTATAAAGCAAGACAACACAAGTTAACAAAGACAGATTAACAAATACACATCAATAACTAATTAGCATATCAACAGTTGTAGCTATAAAGAAAAACAACACAAGTTCATAGAGACAGATTAACAAACATGCATCACTAACTAATCAACATCTCTATAGTTGCAGCTAGAGTGCATTCTTTAACTTCTATACTTCTAATCTAAAAGAGAAAAAAACCTGTAACCATAGCAGTAGTAGCGGTAGTGACAGTAGAATCTGTTATAATCGATCGATCAATATGTAAGAATTGGGGGAAGAAGGAGAGAACGGTTGAATAAAAGCCGAGTGAGTAGAGGTCGAGCAGAGGAGAGTTGGGCCATGAAAGAAAGGAGGCACAAAGCTAGGGCTGTAGCCTTACCCTTGAGTCGGCCCTGCGTGAAATCATCGCCGAAGATTGATAGAACTTCTACATCGTCTTCCTCCATAAACCTAGGGTTCTTAACTTGAGAATTAGGACTACTCCATAAGGAAGAGTTATCTGGTTGCAGAAGAAGGTAGTGGAGCGGAAGGATGAGTAGGGAATTCAATTTTTTTGGGTGTATATTAGATTGTCACATAAAGTAACTAAAGTGGTGACCATAAACTAGGTATAGTCACGTTTTTAGTTTTGCTAGTCACACATAGGAAACTTAAAATGGCTAATAAACAGTATTTTGTGGTCACACAAGCTCGTAAGTGGCCATATATATGAGCTTTTAGCCacgttattaaaaaaaatatgacAATTGGTCATATTTGGTCACACTTTTTGAACGTAGCTAGAAAATATCACATTTATATGTAAAGGTGTGGCTAAAGGTTTCAGAAAGATTTGTTTTTGGTCACACGAataaaaaatcaaacaaataccaTGACGGTTGGTCATATTTGGCCACACTTTTCGAGTGTGGCTTGTAAATGTCACATTTTTTCTTAAACGTGGCTAATAGTTTTAAAGTGTTATACAATGGTCACATGAATAAATAAAATGAGTGGCTAAAAGTAGGCTAGAAGGTTTTGAAATGTCATTAGTGATCTTTAGCCACACAATTATTTGAAAGTGTGGCAGGGCGGTTTTTGAAAAAGTATGGCCGTAGGTCATATTTGACGTAGTGCATCTAACACATTTGACTATATTAATGAACGGTATTGGGTTGAAAAAATGTTAATGGCCGATGATGGACTATATTAGCCTTAACTGATAGATATTGGTTCTAATTAATCTAAACAGGCCAATGTGGCCGGCCCTAACTAAATGTCAATAGATACTTGCCAACATTGATCATAATCGACCTTGTGGTAAAATAATGAACAAAACTATccatttatgatttttttttttacattataTACTTGTCAATTAACCTATTAAACTCACATAAGTTGTAAATACTACACCTAATGTAGTTAAAATGACTTGTCTACGTTATTCCGACAACATCTAAGAAAGTAGTATTCTATTGGGATCTGTCTTTATAATAAACATGATTTAAAGCTataatattttgatataataacaagttaaatttgtaaaaaaaatactaacttttattttatctttattgTTAAGGTAATATAACATATGAAGTGTTTTATGGGGGAGTATTAAGAGGGAAAAGTAAAATAAGAAGAAAACTTTAGGGAAAAGTAAGATCGCAAGAAGTGAATTTTTTTTGTAGTTAAATTACTAAAATTGTAAAGTATAAAATTATGATTCTTTTAAGTATCTTTATAAGCGTATATAAAGTATACGTGTTATCTTATCTATGGAAcaataaaaattcaaaattgtTTTTGCTAGTGAAAGTGAATTTAcccacaaaaaaataaaaaataattttttttggatTAAGTTGGTATATTTCCGACAATAAACCATTTTTTTAGATGCTATCAGTAGTTTTTCTTTTTGAACGGTGACTTTCTTTTTGAGTGACCTAATGTCACACCACCTAATCGGCGGCCCTAGCCAAGTCTGTCCAGacttacgttgtcttaaccgtGCCCGCGCTGGGTTGGACAGACTTGGTTACGGCGTTCCCTCGGAAACCGTTCTGCCCCCACACGAGTTGCTTCGCTGAAGTAACAGCCGGATGAAAACCGGGGTGCGGCTCAGGATCGAACCCCCCTCGGTGGGTTTGTCACCATCATTGCCCAatatttatccaaatatggcacAAGTGAGAATTAAACTTGAGTTCTCCATTAGGCCACAAATGGGTGGATAGATGCCATCACTAGTTACTAGTTGTAGTTCTCCATTAaacttttgacaaaaaaaaaaaaaacatatctttttcggatactttttttctttttcaagatcTTGTGGGAACCAACGATATTTCATTGGTAAATCGTTGATAATTGATAATTACACCTGATGCATGTATATTTTCATTGGTAAATCGTTGATAATTGAT
The sequence above is drawn from the Helianthus annuus cultivar XRQ/B chromosome 12, HanXRQr2.0-SUNRISE, whole genome shotgun sequence genome and encodes:
- the LOC118484981 gene encoding uncharacterized protein LOC118484981 isoform X2 encodes the protein MISRRADSRILLSLPLLLLWLQGLPIFAISVGLNTCDKASQVQYYVQSHIQINECHDRVILVREPLKSLFNCLCPVCGKDQESTEHTCVTCAFAQTVWHLVSQWCKLRPIYAFRQKPSSRC
- the LOC118484981 gene encoding uncharacterized protein LOC118484981 isoform X1, with amino-acid sequence MISRRADSRILLSLPLLLLWLQGLPIFAISVGLNTCDKASQVQYYVQSHIQINECHDRVILVREPLKSLFNCLCPVCGKDQESTEHTCVTCAFAQTVWHLVSQWCKLRPIYAFRRIIFQPCKRLFGYDISYAVENKLTIIY